CAAAAAAGAGAAAAATCTGAAGTAACCTTAAAAGTATCGTGGCTGCTGCCGATAAACCATAAAGAGTGTGAGAGATGTCTCTATTTTTATATGAAAGGACTGTGAAGCGTATGAGCACAAAATCAGAGCGACGCTGGAAATTGGCGAGTGTATTTTTATTGACCTTCTTGGTGGCATTATTAGTTCTACTGGTTCAAACCAGTTAATTCCTGGCACAGCAAGAGGCTAGTTACTATCTATTATGTAATGAATTAATGCAAAGGATATAGATAGCATAAAAATGATAATTGATTTTAAACATTGATATAAGCGTGACCGCTGCGGATCACGCTTCTCGTTAATGTTCAATATCTGTTAGTGACAGAAGGCTAATTATCGCTTTTTGTTACGATTGTCGGCCTGTTGTGCCAGAAATGCGACATTTGTCGCGTATTTTGTGCATAATAAAATCTGAAATGTGCTTATTGTGTAATGCCAGAACGGGCTTGTGAATATAGGTGTCAGTGTGTGCTATCGTGTATTAATGAATCAGTAATGATGTGAATTTGTGCGGCGTATCCATGACTGATAAAAAAGGCCTTGCCATCGTTTGCATAGTGTGTAATAACCCTTCTGGGTAAAACGAGGTACAGTTCTGTATATGAATGGCATTTTCAGTAAAGAAGACTTAGGTACAACCTTTAGCGTTGCGTGCTACTTCTCTGCCGATCCTTATCTTAGTGCCTCAAGCAGTAACGACTTTGGTTTGTCTGTATAACGCCTTTTGGGCGGTTTAAACAATTAAAGGAAATATTTGAAATGGCAAAGATTAAAGGTCAGGTTAAGTGGTTCAACGAGTCTAAAGGCTTTGGTTTCATCACTCCTGCTGACGGCAGCAAAGATGTATTCGTACACTTCTCTGCAATTCAAGGCAACGGCTTCAAAACTCTGGCTGAAGGCCAGAACGTAGAGTTCGAAATTCAGGATGGCCAGAAAGGTCCTTCTGCAGTAAACGTCACTGCGCTGTAATTTTACAGCTCTGTTGCAAAACCCGCCATGGTGCGGGTTTTTTGTTGTCTGCGTTTTATCTGCACCCGTAATGCAATGACGACGTGTTTAATGAGGAAAATGTGCCGATGAGTTATCAGTGTCCGCTATGCCAGTTGCCCCTGGAGCGACACCCGCGGCAATGGACGTGTGGTAAACATAGCTTTGACTGTGCGAAAGAAGGGTACGTCAACCTGTTGCCGGTACAGTTTAAGCGCTCAAAACAGCCCGGTGATAGTGCCGAAATGATGCAGGCCCGTCGCAGTTTTCTGGAGGCTGGCCATTATCAACCGCTACGTGATGCTGTTGCACAACATATTGATAATATTGTGCCGGATGACGCGTTAGCACTGCTGGATATCGGCTGTGGCGAAGGGTATTACACCGCAGAGTTGGCCCATCGTCTCACATCACGCAAGGCGATGGCGATATACGGACTGGATGTTTCCAAAGCAGCGATTCAGCGTGCGGCAAAGCGGTATGATAATGTTGAGTTTTGCGTTGCATCCAGCCAGAGGCTACCTTTTCGCGACGCATCCCTTGATGCTGTGGTGAAAATCTATGCACCGTGCAATGACGCAGAACTACAGCGCACGGTTAAGATTGGCGGTTGGGTGGTGACGGTGTCTCCAGGGCCACGGCATCTTTATCAGTTGAAGGCGGAAGTCTACGATGAGGTGCTATTGCATCCGAATAAAGATGAAGCACTCGCAGGCTTTCAACCTATGGTACAGCAAACGCTCACGTATCCAATGCAGTTATCTGGAAACGAGGCCGCAACTCTGTTGCAAATGACCCCCTTTGCCTGGCGGGCAACACCTGATGTGAGTATTCGGTTGCAGGCAACTGTGCAGTTTAGCTGTGAAACGGACTTTATTATCCGTTTGCATCAGCGCGTGGAGAGCGGTGCGGTAGCGTAATCAAGAAGAATAAAAATGGGCAGCGCGATAGCCGGGCTGCCCATTAATATGAGAGGTATTTTTATCAGGCAGCGTAGCCGAGGTGTTCGTACAGGATATTACAGCCGATACCAATCAGAACTAATCCACCCATAACTTCTGCTTTTTTACCGAGAATCGGGCCAATGTAACGGCCAATCATCATCCCAAGCGTAACCATAATCATGGTGGCACAGCCAATCACCATCGCGGTATGGAAAATATTGACCTGAAGGAAGGCCAGACCAACGCCGATTGCCATGGCATCCAGGCTGGTGGCGACGGCGGTACAGATTAACAGTGCCAGACTATGATTTTTGACTTTTTCGCAGCGGCAGTCTGAAGAGCCTTTGAGGCCTTCAACGATCATGCGACCACCCAAAATCAATAACAGCGTAAAAGCAACCCAATGATCCCATTCGAGAATATATTGGCTGGCAAAAAAACCAAGCACCCAACCGATGAGTGGAGTAATGGCTTCGATAACGCCAAAAATGAGGCCCGTGCGTATCGCATCACGAAAACGGGGATTATGCAGGACGGCACCTTTACCGATTGACGCGGCGAAGGCATCCATTGACATGCCAAATGCTAGGATAAGTGTTGCTGACGTATTCATTGTAAAATAGCCTCGGCTGGACGATTAACCATATACACGCAGACCATCCCCAACCCGAATGACGATCCTACGTGTCTATGGTCTCGCCTGCCAATCATGCTTGGCCGCCCGCACCACGTTTTATGCTCCGATAATATGGAGATAGAACGAGTATGTTGATACGAGCATTTCTGACCAGTTACTATGAATATTGGCTAATCAGAAATCGGCTACTCCCCAATGACGGCGCAACCTTACCATATTATTTATGTTGCAAACAACACCAAAAGTTTTAAGTGTTAATAATGCAATTGATAATTATTTTCATTTGGTTGTTGAGGATGAAATCGGATAAAATAACGTCATGGTTGTTGTGGTTAAAGTGTCATCGAGATAGGAAGGGTATATTGAAAACTATTTAAATAATTTGAATGATAATTTCATTTCATTGATTGTTAATCATAAATTTATATATTTTTTCTAAATCATCGAGCTGTGTAACTTGTATCAATAAACGACGTTTTTCAAGTTCGATGACCAATACGCCATCCTCAGATAAATTCATATTCTTAATTTTGGTATAAGGAATGAATATATTCGCATGAAAGAAACCGGTTGATTTAAAAAACAGTTTTGGGCGGCGAATATAGGCCAGATAACATGCCATGAAGGCCAGCGAAATCAAAAGATAGGTTGTGATAACAGCGCCATTATTCATCACATTTTGATAAATAAGAATACCCACTAAGCCGATAAAAATCAGGGTGTCGAGTCGATTGATCCGTTTCAGGGGGATGAGAAGCTGTGTTTTTCCTTTGAGTTTATCCATGATGAATTCGTCATAGATGGCATAAATCAGTGCTAAAGTAATCAATCCCACCAGCGTGATATCTGTCATCGTCATCCGTATTCCCCTTGTCCGTTGCGTCTCTGTTGATAAAGAATCGTCGGGCACATTGTGTGCCCGACGAGTAAGCATTATACGCCGAGCAGGCCGATCCAATAGCCGAAGATACCGATGGCAAAGAAGCCCATGATCAACCACAGCGCATTCACCTTACGCCGCAATAGCCACATGCAGCCGAACGTCAGCAGTAGAGGAACGAGCCCCGGCATGAGCTGGTCGAGGATGGATTGAACGGTGGTTACCGTGGTTTCCCCGTTCTGGTTCGTCACCGTCGACACCACCATCGGAATGTTGACGTGCGTCCATTTATTGACGAGTGCTCCCATCACGAACAAGCCGAGGATAGACGCTGCTTCGGTCATTTTTTGCAGGAAACCGCCGCCCATATCACTGACGATATCGATCCCCTTGCGGTAGCCGTAGGCGACGCCATAGTAACGCACCAGCAGGCGAATCAGGTTAAAGAGGACGAAGAAGAGGACGGGCCCTAACAGGCTGCCGCTCATGGCAATCCCCGCGCCTAGCGCAGCGAACACCGGGCGGGCGGTTCCCCAAAATATCGGGTCGCCGACGCCAGCCAATGGTCCCATCAACCCAACCTTCAGACCGTTTATCGCCGCGTCGTCAATCGGGGCTCCGTTAGCACGTTGCTCTTCCATTGCCATTGTTACACCGAGTATCGGGGCGGCAACAAAAGGCTGCGTGTTGAAGAACTCCAGATGGCGCTTGATCGCTTGTTTACGTTCTTCCGAATTTTCAGGATAAAGACGGCGGATCACCGGCACCATCGAAAAACAGAAGCCGAGTGCCTGCATACGTTCAAAGTTCCAGGAGCCTTGAAACAGGTTGGAACGGATAAACACCGCGCGGATATCGCTGTCAGTGAGTTTTTTAACATTCGTATTTTCGACCATTTCTCTCACTCCTGTTAATCCAGTTCGTTATCAAGGCCGTTATTGCCTGATGCAACAGACTGGCCTTGAACCTTGTTATATTTTGGGCTGAGCTGGATATATAGCACTGCCATCACAATACCGATTACGCCCAGCGCCACCAGGTTGAACTCGGTGAACGCGGCGGTCACGAAGCCAAGATAGAAGAATGGCATCAGGTAGCCCGCGCGCATCATGTTGATGACCATCGCGTAACCGACGACGACAATCATCCCACCAGCGATATTCAGGCCGTTAGTGACAACGTCTGGGATGGAGTTCAGCAGAGCGTGAACGGCGTCAGTACCGACAGAGACTGCCACAATAACCGCAGGAATCGCGATACGCATGGCTTGAAGCAGCAGGGCGGAGACGTGAATCCAACTGATGGCCGTCAGGTTACCGCGCTCTGCCGCGCTATCTGCCGCATGTTGAAATGCAACTGTGATGGTACGAACAATGATGGTTAAGACTTGCCCGGCCGCAGCAAGTGGAATCGCCAGGGCAATCCCAGCCCCAATTCCCTGACCGCCAGCAATAACCAGAATGGTTGAAATAATGGAAGCCAGCGCCGCATCGGGTGCGACTGCCGCACCGATGTTCATCCAGCCTAATGCGATCATTTCCAGCGTACCACCAATAATGATCCCGGTTTTTAAATCACCTAATACTGCACCAATTAGCGTACACGCGACGAGTGGACGGTGGAACTGGAATTCATCAAGAATCGAACCCATCCCCGAAACACATGCGACGAGAAATATCAGCACAATTTGAAGTGTGGTAATTTCCATCGTACTTCTCCTATAAAATGTGTCTGAGTAAAAATAAATCGTCATCCCCGTTGTTTTTCAATGTCAACGTAAAGCTTTCTATGTCGATATAAAGCTTTTCAATATCGGCATAACTTGAAAATCGCCAGGTCTGTAAAACTATTATTGATAGTGATATTGGCATTAACGACCTTCGCAGCACGACAGGCATCAACGCGGCATTTTGTTAATCAAATCCATCATTTTAATCCGGGAATCGGTTGATACTTTTCGAACCTCCAATTCAATACCGCGTTTATCTAATTCACGGAATGCCGCAATATCGTTTTCATCAATAGAGACAGCATTATTTACCTGCGTTTTCCCCTGTTTGAATGCCATCCCACCAATGTTGACCGAGGTGATGTTTACGCCATTTTCGATCAGCGTTAATACATCCGTCGGATTGGTGAACAGCAACATTACGCGATCGGCGGCATATTTCGGGTTGTCATAAACACGAACCGCTTTTGCCACATCCACGACGTGGGCGGTAACGCCCGGCGGCGCAACCTGAGTCAGCAACGTTTTACGCACGTGATCGGCGGCGACCTCATCGCTGACAACAATAATGCGCGAAACATTGGTTTCTTTCGTCCAGCGGGTGGCGACCTGACCATGAATCAGACGGTCGTCGATACGTGCCAACCCAATCTTCATATGTTCACCGGATCCCGCTGGTGTGGGTACGGTGTTGGTTTTTGGAGGGAGTAGAGGAGAAGGGGGCGCTGCTTTGGGTTTTTCCTGATGCTTCAGGGCTTTTACACCCTCTCTACCGGCTTCCAGAGCGATGGTAACCAGATCGGAGAAGGAGGGGTTATCATCCCGAGCCATAAAGGTTTCCGCCAGCATAGGGATATTCACGCCGGCGATAACATCATGGTTTTCTTTGTCAGTGACGAGGCGACTGGCGGCGTTGAACGGGCTGCCGCCCCAGGTATCAACGAGAAACAGCACGCCCTGCGATGTGTCTAACTGCGTGAGTTTTTCCTGATATTTTTCTATCAATGTTTCGGCGTTTTCTCCAGGAACGAAATCAATCCAGGCGATATTACTTTGTTCGCCAAGAATCATTTCTGCTGTTTTTAACAGCGGTCCCGCAGTGGCGCCGTGAGTGCATAACATGATTGCAATACTCACTTGCTACCTCCTCACGTTCACGATCAAAAAGAGTCAATGTGTCAGGAAATCGGGTTAGCGTTCAGTCACTGAGCGTTAACCGTCGCGGTATTAGTATGGCTACAAGAAAAAATTTTACCGTGCATTCATGACATTTCGCTGTGTTCCTCCAGGTTGTCAGGCGAAAAATCGTGACTGACAGATTTATTTTAGTTATCGAAAAAATAAATAGTGTGATGATGCTCTAATGCTGACCAGTTAAGCAGGGGGACAAAACGGTGTGAAATCAGAAAATTTGAGCGAGTTATCAATGCGAAGCCAGTCTAAGAAATTCTTTGTGAAAAACGGTAACAACCTGTTAGAGTAAATATCCCTTAAATTGCTTAGGAGCACCGGGCATCAGCCCTTCCCATGGACTGTCACCGACAAAACGTTCTCTGTTTTCCCGCTAATGCTGGCGGTTTTCTGTACTCAGTTGGTCACTCAGACCACGTTCAGAATCTCTCTGATTCACATCAACTCTTTTTATTACCATTCAATGCGGCTCATGCGTTGATGTCATCTGCTCGTTCATTTTCTGGAGTCTGACATGGAATTTTTGCTAGATCCTTCAATCTGGGCAGGCCTATTGACGCTGGTGGTACTTGAAATTGTTCTGGGTATCGACAATTTGGTGTTTATCGCCATTTTGGCAGATAAATTACCTCCCAAGCAGCGAGATAAAGCCCGCATTATCGGTTTAAGCCTGGCGTTATTCATGCGTCTGGGCCTGTTGTCTTTGATTTCCTGGATGGTCACACTGACGCGCCCACTGTTTAGCGTTGGCGATTTCAGTTTCTCAGGGCGTGACCTGATTCTGCTATTCGGCGGTATGTTCCTCTTGTTCAAAGCCACGATGGAGTTGCATGAACGGCTAGAAAATAAAACGCACGACGGCAATGGTAATCGCGCGCATGCCAACTTCTGGGCTGTGGTTGCGCAGATCGTCGTGCTGGACGCCGTGTTCTCGCTGGATGCTGTAATTACCGCCGTGGGGATGGTAGACCACCTGGGCGTTATGATGACGGCGGTGATCATTGCGATGGGCGTGATGCTGATTGCTTCTAAGCCACTGACCAACTTCGTTAACGAGCACCCAACGGTGGTTGTCCTGTGCCTCAGCTTCTTGCTGATGATTGGTCTGAGCCTCATGGCGGAAGGTTTCGGTTTCCACATACCGAAAGGCTACCTGTATGCTGCGATTGGTTTCTCTATCCTGATCGAACTGTTTAACCAAATTGCCCGTCATAACTTTATGAAGCATCAGTCGCACCGCCCCTTGCGTGAACGTACCGCAGAGGCCATTTTGCGCCTGATGGGTTCACGGAAAAATACGGACGATGTGGATGCGGATGAACCGCAGAAGAAACTCACGACAGAGGAATTCGCCGAAGAAGAGCGCAATATGATCAGCGGTGTGCTGACGTTAGCCTCACGTTCGCTGCGTAGCGTGATGACGCCGCGTACTGAAATCTCCTGGGTGGATAGCGCGAGTTCTGTCGAACAGATCCGTATGCAATTGCTGGATACGCCTCACAGCCTGTTCCCGATATGCCGCGGTTCGCTGGATGAAATTATCGGTGTCGTCCGTGCCAAAGACCTGCTGGTGGCGCTGGAAACGCAAACGGATGTGGAAAGCTTTGCCGCCGCTAATCCGCCGATTGTCGTACCTGAAACGCTGGATGTCATTAACCTGCTGCCGGTTTTGCGTCGTGCGAAAGGCAGTTTGGTTATTATCGCCAACGAATTTGGCGTGGTGCAAGGATTGGTCACGCCGCTGGACGTGCTGGAAGCCATCGCGGGTGAGTTCCCGGATGAAGACGAAACGTTGGATATCATCCCTGACGGCGAAGGCTGGTTAGTGAAAGGCGGAACGGACCTGCACGCTTTGCAACAGGTCGTGGATAGCAGCGATCTGGTTGATCCAAAGGAAGAGTATGCATCGTTGGCAGGCATGTTGCTGGCGCACAGTGATGAATTCCCGAAAGTCGGCGAGGTCATCGAGTTGTACCACCTGCGCTTCCATATCGTCGAAGTTTCCGAATACCGTATTGAACTGGTGCGTGTAGAACGCATCGTCGATCGGGAAGAGGATGAAGACGCATAAGCACCGTCGTGCGCGATGATCACACCCTGCGAGCAGTACGCTGGCAGGGTGTTTTTTGTTGAAAAGGAACTGGGCAGAGACTACGTTATATTACTTTACTACTTTAAAAGGATCGGGAACGGTATGTTGGTTAGCATTGTTCCAATAGTTCTGTAATACCCAGCCATATTCTGGTAACCCATTGATAAATGGCGGAAGCATCGCGTCAGCGGTTGGGTTTTTCCAGTCTGCTTGTAATTCTGCACCAAGCGCAAATACACTTTCAAGCTCAGCACCAGCCGCCGTCATTCTCTGCATCGCTGCATCCGCCTCGTATTTGCTCCATGCGCCGGAGGCATCAACAACCGGATAGACTTGATACCCATCATTTATCATTGCCAATGTCGGTAAGGTTACACAGGTTCCCAATGTGACACCGGAAATAATAATGTGCCGACGACCCGTTTTGGCAACTAAATCCTCTAAAGCCTTACGGAACGTTGGATCTTCATAGGCGTTGATAATCCCTGTACGACGGTAAATGGGTTGATCTTTGAATATTTCTTTTAGTTCCGGCAGAGTATCGCCATTCTGCCATTGAGCATTGGAGCTCGTAATTAATACAGGGATATCTAATGCTTTAGCCATTTGCGCTAAGGCAACAACATTATTTTTATAGCCTGATGCCTGTTGAAAATCTCGAACGCTTGCCATCAGCCCCACTTGGTGATCGACAAACAGCATAATACTATTTTCAGGCGTCGGTTTATCATACGCCACGCGGCCAGCTTTGCGTGCTTCTGAAGGACTCGTTTTATATGGAAAAACCTTATTCGTAATAGGACTCACAATATCTGTTGATTTCTGATCTGCAAAAGAAAAAGAGGAAAAACAAAATATTGTTAAAGCAATAGAGAGTTGAGTCAATTTTATATGAGACATAATTTTCCTGAAAATAAGAATAATAGAAAGTGAATTAACTACGGCTAATCCAGGTCGGTGAAATTTGAGTTCCTTTACCCGCCCCGTAACCAAAATAAATATTTAGTCCACCGAGTGGTTCCAGATAACGAGCATTTTTTAGTCCGCCAGCGTCTACCGGAGAGAATCCGATACTGTCGATTAATTCGCGGACAGTTTCTTTTGCTGATTCGCTATCCGTAGCATAAAAAACCGGGACAGTTTCATTCTGGGAAAATTTCGCCCCGTCAGCCAACACTTGAGCAAAAATCGTGTTAAATGCTTTAACAACAATAGCGCCAGGAACCATTTTCGCGATTTCCTCTCCCGCAGAGGTATCATGGCCAAGGGTTAATCCCATGTAGTCAGCGGTGAGTGGGTTGGTTATATCAACGATCACTTTCCCATTTAGATCGCCAAGAGACTGTAAGGCGGAGCGTGTATCATTGTAGCCTACCGCTAAAATCGCGATGTCTGAATCCTGCAATGCGTCACCTGATGCCACTGCCACAGCCCCAGCATATTGATCGGCCAGCGCTCTGGCTTTGGTGAGATCACGTGCAGTGACACGGACTTCATGCCCCGCTAAGGTGAGTTGTTTGACAAACCCCTGACCCATATTCCCAGTACCTATAACGGCAATTTTCATTGTGTAATCTCTTGTGAAGTAAAAGTATCAACAACACTTTATTAGTAATGTTAGTAATGATAAATAACGAGGAATTAGATATATTGTCTCGCAGGGGGAGATAATGGATAAATTGCAAGCGATGGCTACCTTTGTTGCGGTAGTGAAAGCAGGAAGTTTTGTCAAAGCGGTGGAAAGTACCGGGTTTTCAAAGCCAGCCGTATCACGGCAAGTCATTGAGTTAGAAAAATTTTTGGGCGTAAGATTACTCCATCGCACTACGCGGCGTATTTCTTTGACTAATGAAGGCCAAATTTATTACCTGCGTTGTAAAGAGGTGCTATCGGTTATCGAAGAGGCTGAAAATCAAGTCTGCACACGAGCCAATCAGGCACACGGTCGCTTGCGGATTGGCGTACCGCAGGATTTCGGTGTACTCCAGCTAGCTCCACTGTGGGGACAGTTTATGGATAAAAACCCGAAAGTTGAGCTTGATATTGTTCTTTCTGATCGTAACGTTGATCCAGTAGAAGAAGGATACGATTTAGTCGTCCGCATCGGCAATCTGCCTGATTCAACGCTGGTATCATCTTTGTTGGCAACAACTCGCCTAATATTGTGCGCTTCACCTGAATATCTTCGCGTATGGGGTACACCGCTACATCCTATAGATTTAGATAAACACGTAGTGATTGCTTATAGTTATAACTCCAGTGGCAACGAATGGTTATTTTGTAAGGAAAAAAGAGAACAAATAAAAGTGAGTATTCACCCGCGTCTCAATGTTAATAATGGTGCAACATGCCGATTTCTTGCTATCGAAAGTCAAGGGATAATCTTGCAACCAGACTTTCTGGTATATAGCGATATTCTCAAGGGGAGGTTGGTGGAAATTATGCCAGACTGGCAAGCGCAAACACTCGGAATACACGCGCTTTATCCTACACGCACATTATTACCACTCAAAGTGCAGCTTTTACGTGATTTTCTATCCGATTCTTTACGACCTAAGACATGGCTATTATCCGCTTATGACCCGTGGGAAAAATTATTAACGGGAAAGTGAACGACCAATCATGGAATATGTGCACTATCGTAATGTATCAGCCTTAGCCATATATAGCATGGTGTGCGCTGCTGATTAAATTGAGTTGTCAACGGCAAACAGAATGGCGGGGCTAATTCCGCCATTCTGTTCAAGGGAAAGTTTTGTGGGCCAGAGTGAACGATATTATGTCAAGTTGGCGGACTTTTATCGTTGATAAAAAAGGGGCGAATGGCGTGAGCTAATCAATCACACTGCACTTTGATCGCCAATCCGCCTCGTGAAGTTTCACGGTATTTGGCGTTCATGTCTTTCCCCGTTTCGTACATGGTTTCAATGACCTTATCCAGCGAAACGCGCGGTTCACTGGTACGTCGGGTAGCCATACGTGCGGCGTTAATCGCCTTAACGGAAGCAATCGCGTTACGTTCGATGCACGGAACCTGTACCTGGCCTGCAACCGGATCGCAGGTTAAGCCTAAGTTATGTTCCATACCGATCTCGGCGGCGATACAAACTTGTTCTGGACTCGCCCCCATCAGCTCTGCCAGTCCAGCTGCTGCCATGGAACAGGCCACGCCCACTTCACCTTGACAACCCACCTCGGCACCGGAGATAGAAGCGTTCATTTTGTACAGAATGCCGACCGCACCTGCTGCGAGGAAATAACGAATATAAATGGTCGGGCTAACCGGTTCGATGAAATGGTCGTAATAGGCAAGGACAGCCGGAACGATACCACATGCACCGTTTGTTGGTGCGGTAACCACACGGCCGCCAGCGGCGTTTTCTTCGTTCACTGCTAGCGCGAACATATTGACCCAGTCGAC
The window above is part of the Pectobacterium araliae genome. Proteins encoded here:
- a CDS encoding NADPH-dependent F420 reductase, with translation MKIAVIGTGNMGQGFVKQLTLAGHEVRVTARDLTKARALADQYAGAVAVASGDALQDSDIAILAVGYNDTRSALQSLGDLNGKVIVDITNPLTADYMGLTLGHDTSAGEEIAKMVPGAIVVKAFNTIFAQVLADGAKFSQNETVPVFYATDSESAKETVRELIDSIGFSPVDAGGLKNARYLEPLGGLNIYFGYGAGKGTQISPTWISRS
- the rlmA gene encoding 23S rRNA (guanine(745)-N(1))-methyltransferase, which encodes MSYQCPLCQLPLERHPRQWTCGKHSFDCAKEGYVNLLPVQFKRSKQPGDSAEMMQARRSFLEAGHYQPLRDAVAQHIDNIVPDDALALLDIGCGEGYYTAELAHRLTSRKAMAIYGLDVSKAAIQRAAKRYDNVEFCVASSQRLPFRDASLDAVVKIYAPCNDAELQRTVKIGGWVVTVSPGPRHLYQLKAEVYDEVLLHPNKDEALAGFQPMVQQTLTYPMQLSGNEAATLLQMTPFAWRATPDVSIRLQATVQFSCETDFIIRLHQRVESGAVA
- a CDS encoding LysR family transcriptional regulator, which produces MDKLQAMATFVAVVKAGSFVKAVESTGFSKPAVSRQVIELEKFLGVRLLHRTTRRISLTNEGQIYYLRCKEVLSVIEEAENQVCTRANQAHGRLRIGVPQDFGVLQLAPLWGQFMDKNPKVELDIVLSDRNVDPVEEGYDLVVRIGNLPDSTLVSSLLATTRLILCASPEYLRVWGTPLHPIDLDKHVVIAYSYNSSGNEWLFCKEKREQIKVSIHPRLNVNNGATCRFLAIESQGIILQPDFLVYSDILKGRLVEIMPDWQAQTLGIHALYPTRTLLPLKVQLLRDFLSDSLRPKTWLLSAYDPWEKLLTGK
- the manX gene encoding PTS mannose transporter subunit IIAB — encoded protein: MSIAIMLCTHGATAGPLLKTAEMILGEQSNIAWIDFVPGENAETLIEKYQEKLTQLDTSQGVLFLVDTWGGSPFNAASRLVTDKENHDVIAGVNIPMLAETFMARDDNPSFSDLVTIALEAGREGVKALKHQEKPKAAPPSPLLPPKTNTVPTPAGSGEHMKIGLARIDDRLIHGQVATRWTKETNVSRIIVVSDEVAADHVRKTLLTQVAPPGVTAHVVDVAKAVRVYDNPKYAADRVMLLFTNPTDVLTLIENGVNITSVNIGGMAFKQGKTQVNNAVSIDENDIAAFRELDKRGIELEVRKVSTDSRIKMMDLINKMPR
- a CDS encoding PTS mannose/fructose/sorbose transporter subunit IIC; the encoded protein is MEITTLQIVLIFLVACVSGMGSILDEFQFHRPLVACTLIGAVLGDLKTGIIIGGTLEMIALGWMNIGAAVAPDAALASIISTILVIAGGQGIGAGIALAIPLAAAGQVLTIIVRTITVAFQHAADSAAERGNLTAISWIHVSALLLQAMRIAIPAVIVAVSVGTDAVHALLNSIPDVVTNGLNIAGGMIVVVGYAMVINMMRAGYLMPFFYLGFVTAAFTEFNLVALGVIGIVMAVLYIQLSPKYNKVQGQSVASGNNGLDNELD
- a CDS encoding isochorismatase family protein; protein product: MSHIKLTQLSIALTIFCFSSFSFADQKSTDIVSPITNKVFPYKTSPSEARKAGRVAYDKPTPENSIMLFVDHQVGLMASVRDFQQASGYKNNVVALAQMAKALDIPVLITSSNAQWQNGDTLPELKEIFKDQPIYRRTGIINAYEDPTFRKALEDLVAKTGRRHIIISGVTLGTCVTLPTLAMINDGYQVYPVVDASGAWSKYEADAAMQRMTAAGAELESVFALGAELQADWKNPTADAMLPPFINGLPEYGWVLQNYWNNANQHTVPDPFKVVK
- a CDS encoding DUF2627 domain-containing protein yields the protein MNGIFSKEDLGTTFSVACYFSADPYLSASSSNDFGLSV
- the cspE gene encoding transcription antiterminator/RNA stability regulator CspE; the protein is MAKIKGQVKWFNESKGFGFITPADGSKDVFVHFSAIQGNGFKTLAEGQNVEFEIQDGQKGPSAVNVTAL
- a CDS encoding DUF986 family protein; its protein translation is MTMTDITLVGLITLALIYAIYDEFIMDKLKGKTQLLIPLKRINRLDTLIFIGLVGILIYQNVMNNGAVITTYLLISLAFMACYLAYIRRPKLFFKSTGFFHANIFIPYTKIKNMNLSEDGVLVIELEKRRLLIQVTQLDDLEKIYKFMINNQ
- a CDS encoding PTS mannose transporter subunit IID; amino-acid sequence: MVENTNVKKLTDSDIRAVFIRSNLFQGSWNFERMQALGFCFSMVPVIRRLYPENSEERKQAIKRHLEFFNTQPFVAAPILGVTMAMEEQRANGAPIDDAAINGLKVGLMGPLAGVGDPIFWGTARPVFAALGAGIAMSGSLLGPVLFFVLFNLIRLLVRYYGVAYGYRKGIDIVSDMGGGFLQKMTEAASILGLFVMGALVNKWTHVNIPMVVSTVTNQNGETTVTTVQSILDQLMPGLVPLLLTFGCMWLLRRKVNALWLIMGFFAIGIFGYWIGLLGV
- the mntP gene encoding manganese efflux pump MntP yields the protein MNTSATLILAFGMSMDAFAASIGKGAVLHNPRFRDAIRTGLIFGVIEAITPLIGWVLGFFASQYILEWDHWVAFTLLLILGGRMIVEGLKGSSDCRCEKVKNHSLALLICTAVATSLDAMAIGVGLAFLQVNIFHTAMVIGCATMIMVTLGMMIGRYIGPILGKKAEVMGGLVLIGIGCNILYEHLGYAA
- a CDS encoding TerC family protein, which produces MEFLLDPSIWAGLLTLVVLEIVLGIDNLVFIAILADKLPPKQRDKARIIGLSLALFMRLGLLSLISWMVTLTRPLFSVGDFSFSGRDLILLFGGMFLLFKATMELHERLENKTHDGNGNRAHANFWAVVAQIVVLDAVFSLDAVITAVGMVDHLGVMMTAVIIAMGVMLIASKPLTNFVNEHPTVVVLCLSFLLMIGLSLMAEGFGFHIPKGYLYAAIGFSILIELFNQIARHNFMKHQSHRPLRERTAEAILRLMGSRKNTDDVDADEPQKKLTTEEFAEEERNMISGVLTLASRSLRSVMTPRTEISWVDSASSVEQIRMQLLDTPHSLFPICRGSLDEIIGVVRAKDLLVALETQTDVESFAAANPPIVVPETLDVINLLPVLRRAKGSLVIIANEFGVVQGLVTPLDVLEAIAGEFPDEDETLDIIPDGEGWLVKGGTDLHALQQVVDSSDLVDPKEEYASLAGMLLAHSDEFPKVGEVIELYHLRFHIVEVSEYRIELVRVERIVDREEDEDA